One genomic segment of Bacteroides caccae includes these proteins:
- a CDS encoding AAA family ATPase: MKILAIRLKNLTSIEGAVEVDFAMEPLNSAGIFAISGATGAGKSTLLDALCLALYDKAPRFANSVESINLADVGDNQINQSDVRNLLRRGTTDGYAEVDFLGVDGHRYRSRWSVRRTRNKVSGSLQPQTMEVKELDTGKEFQGTKKELLAQLTELVGLTYEQFTRTVLLAQNDFSTFLKSKGVAKAELLEKLTGTGVYSRISQEVFLRNKLVQEEVTTIRNRMSVIDLLPEEELLALQKEKELLIAKRAVGIQLLAEQNARLNIVRSLKMQEELWKKKQQEEQGEEAKLRLLQETLASQEEGLVRFKAQWEAIQPDLKKARQLDVQIQSQQEGYNQLRQILETACGQVAEQEEKMRMATKQLQGAYRSLNRLLTNTETESLPLEQVEDILQQEEDKLKAAIKANEERLVRLNAFDYVSLDEEQKKLQKELVRQQNVRQLTESQEKVKTEIVRLEKETVDCSTQLTEQEATRKTIQRLYENARMAVGKDVKALRQQLQEGEACPVCGSTSHPYHREQEVVDILFRNIEQEYNTVVIACQQTNNQHIALQRDLAHQKTVAGQIKEQLSIWQKEEIHAGNEEQIQNRLQELAKRIQEYSSLYTEWQQNDETIKKIRVHSEALRENVSQCRLTMQQVSSAKEQLALLQNAASAEQKRFEVVEKALDTLRQERSQLLKGKSADEAEAAVAKREKELTHALDGARLGVETSHNRLLGLQGEMKQIAATVGELQEQQKKIESPEQLPEIIKQQQEDNLNTERSLSAIEVRLLQQAKNKVTAELIAKELAEKQLIAERWAKLNKLIGSADGAKFKVIAQSYTLNLLLLHANKHLSYLSKRYKLQQVPGTLALQVIDCDMCDEIRTVYSLSGGESFLISLALALGLSSLSSNNLKVESLFIDEGFGSLDADSLRTAMEALEQLQMQGRKIGVISHVQEMSERISVQVQVHKKVNGKSVLTVVG; encoded by the coding sequence ATGAAGATATTAGCGATACGATTGAAAAATCTTACTTCGATAGAAGGAGCGGTAGAAGTTGATTTTGCAATGGAGCCGTTGAACTCGGCAGGAATATTTGCGATTTCAGGTGCTACGGGAGCTGGCAAATCTACTTTATTAGATGCATTGTGTCTGGCATTGTATGATAAAGCACCTCGTTTTGCAAATTCGGTAGAAAGTATAAATTTGGCGGATGTAGGAGATAATCAGATTAATCAGTCGGATGTAAGGAATCTGCTTCGTCGTGGTACGACCGACGGATATGCAGAGGTTGATTTCTTAGGAGTCGATGGTCATAGATACCGTTCTCGCTGGTCGGTGAGACGGACAAGAAATAAGGTGAGCGGTTCCTTGCAACCACAAACGATGGAAGTGAAAGAGCTGGATACAGGGAAAGAGTTTCAAGGAACCAAAAAGGAACTGCTGGCTCAACTGACAGAATTGGTGGGTTTGACGTATGAGCAGTTTACCCGGACTGTCTTATTGGCTCAAAATGATTTTTCTACATTCTTGAAATCGAAGGGAGTCGCAAAAGCCGAACTGCTTGAAAAATTGACGGGAACCGGTGTTTATTCCCGTATTTCTCAGGAAGTTTTTTTACGAAACAAGTTGGTACAGGAAGAAGTGACTACGATTCGAAATAGAATGAGTGTAATCGACCTCTTGCCGGAGGAAGAACTTCTTGCTTTACAGAAAGAAAAAGAATTGCTGATTGCGAAACGTGCAGTGGGGATTCAATTACTGGCGGAACAGAATGCCCGGTTGAACATTGTCCGTTCGTTAAAGATGCAGGAGGAACTTTGGAAAAAGAAGCAACAGGAAGAACAAGGCGAAGAGGCAAAGTTGAGACTCCTGCAGGAAACACTGGCTTCACAGGAAGAAGGGTTGGTACGTTTTAAAGCACAATGGGAAGCTATACAACCGGATTTGAAGAAAGCCCGTCAGTTGGATGTGCAGATACAGTCTCAACAGGAAGGCTATAATCAGTTGCGGCAGATATTGGAAACAGCTTGCGGGCAGGTGGCGGAGCAGGAAGAGAAGATGCGGATGGCAACGAAACAGTTGCAGGGGGCTTATCGTTCATTAAACCGTTTGTTGACGAATACGGAAACGGAGTCGTTGCCGCTTGAACAAGTAGAGGATATTCTACAGCAGGAAGAAGATAAACTGAAAGCCGCCATAAAAGCCAATGAGGAACGACTGGTCCGGCTAAATGCTTTTGATTATGTATCATTAGACGAAGAACAGAAGAAACTACAAAAAGAACTGGTTCGTCAACAGAATGTCCGGCAGTTGACTGAGTCGCAGGAGAAAGTGAAAACAGAAATAGTAAGACTGGAGAAAGAAACGGTTGATTGTTCGACGCAGTTAACAGAACAGGAAGCGACACGAAAAACGATTCAGCGTCTTTATGAAAATGCCCGTATGGCAGTGGGAAAAGACGTGAAAGCATTGCGTCAACAGTTACAGGAAGGAGAAGCTTGTCCGGTTTGCGGCAGTACGTCACATCCTTATCACCGGGAACAGGAAGTAGTGGATATTCTTTTCCGAAATATAGAGCAGGAGTATAATACGGTGGTGATTGCCTGTCAGCAAACAAATAATCAGCATATAGCCCTGCAACGTGATCTGGCGCATCAAAAAACTGTTGCCGGACAGATCAAAGAACAGTTATCAATATGGCAGAAAGAAGAAATTCATGCAGGAAACGAAGAACAGATACAGAACCGTTTACAGGAATTGGCAAAACGTATTCAGGAGTATAGTAGTCTCTATACGGAGTGGCAACAAAATGATGAGACGATAAAGAAGATACGTGTCCATAGTGAGGCTTTGCGTGAAAATGTTTCCCAATGTCGTTTGACTATGCAGCAAGTTTCGTCCGCTAAAGAACAGTTGGCACTATTACAAAACGCTGCTTCTGCCGAACAGAAACGCTTTGAAGTAGTAGAGAAAGCGTTGGATACACTTCGTCAGGAACGGTCGCAATTATTAAAAGGAAAGAGTGCGGATGAAGCGGAAGCCGCTGTAGCCAAAAGGGAAAAAGAGCTGACTCATGCTTTAGACGGGGCTCGGTTGGGAGTAGAAACTTCGCACAACCGTCTTTTAGGTTTACAAGGGGAAATGAAACAGATTGCCGCAACTGTCGGGGAATTGCAGGAGCAACAGAAAAAGATTGAATCTCCCGAACAACTTCCCGAAATAATAAAGCAACAGCAGGAAGACAATCTAAATACGGAACGTAGCCTTTCTGCTATCGAAGTCCGCCTGTTGCAACAGGCAAAAAATAAAGTAACAGCCGAACTGATAGCTAAAGAGCTGGCCGAAAAGCAATTGATTGCCGAACGTTGGGCTAAACTGAACAAGTTGATCGGTAGTGCCGACGGAGCAAAGTTCAAAGTTATAGCACAAAGCTATACATTGAATTTATTGTTACTTCATGCCAACAAGCATTTGTCTTATCTATCCAAACGCTATAAATTGCAGCAAGTACCCGGCACTTTGGCGCTTCAGGTGATTGATTGTGATATGTGTGATGAAATACGGACTGTATATTCTCTTTCCGGAGGAGAGTCGTTTCTGATATCTTTGGCATTGGCACTGGGACTGTCCTCGCTGTCGAGCAACAACCTGAAAGTAGAATCTCTTTTTATTGACGAGGGATTCGGCTCTTTGGATGCCGATAGCTTGCGGACAGCTATGGAAGCGTTGGAACAATTACAGATGCAAGGAAGGAAAATAGGAGTAATTTCTCATGTACAGGAAATGAGTGAACGGATCTCCGTCCAGGTGCAGGTGCATAAGAAAGTCAATGGAAAGAGCGTGCTTACCGTCGTAGGGTAA